A single window of Zootoca vivipara chromosome 17, rZooViv1.1, whole genome shotgun sequence DNA harbors:
- the LOC132591301 gene encoding uncharacterized protein LOC132591301: MSAEQSHQQRKQSPALPHALSKMVPDPTLEPELLHKPEEDQEHDPPETKEPEDLLQGEKGHQERNEPSDKPPTSDMDKEDNPESKQGPPSGKEKEGPPQTQQEHKDTPALPRALSQESLKPTHPPLPSPKEAEGHLYTQPPPPVEQHQQKKQPSQWPPK, translated from the coding sequence ATGTCGGCAGAGCAAAGTCATCAGCAGCGGAAGcagagccctgccctgccccatgcCCTGAGCAAGATGGTTCCAGATCCCACCCTAGAACCAGAACTGCTCCACAAACCTGAAGAAGACCAGGAACATGACCCCCCAGAAACCAAAGAACCAGAAGATCTGCTCCAGGGAGAGAAGGGGCACCAAGAAAGGAATGAGCCATCTGACAAGCCTCCAACATCTGACATGGACAAGGAAGATAATCCAGAGTCCAAGCAGGGACCTCCAtcaggaaaggagaaggagggccCACCCCAGACTCAACAGGAGCACAAGGATACTCCAGCTTTGCCCCGTGCTCTGAGCCAAGAGTCCCTGAAGCCAACacaccctcctctcccttctcctaaAGAAGCTGAAGGCCACCTCTACacccaacctcctcctcctgtggaaCAGCACCAGCAGAAGAAGCAGCCATCCCAGTGGCCCCCAAAGTAG